From Pseudomonas fluorescens:
TGATTTCACTTGCCCTGCACACTGACTCGCCTTGGGTATACAACTGGATCGGCTTTCCTCTTACGTTTGTATTCTCGGCGTATTGGATCCTCACTCGATGGACGTATGTGAAGTCTTACATATCCGGTAATGGGGGAATGTAGTGACCCCCTGCGATAAACCCCGACAGGTGCACTGCCGGGTACCTTTACCTGTTCAAGGACAATCAATGAAACCCGGAGAAAAGGGATTTATTTAGTACCAACCAGCGCCAAACCTAAATAAATCCGTCCCCTTTTTCGTCACTTTTTCCACAGAACAGCCACAAACACCATGACGTTAAAGCCACAGCGTATGGACGCGAACGGGGCACGTACAACATGTGCCGGCCTCAATGACATCTCTTCGACTTTTGGATAAATGACTGTATGAGCGAATCAGTATCGACCGCAGGCACCTGGAACCTCGCCAGCCCAGGCAAGCGCCTGCTCGGCTATTTCATCGATATGGCGGTGGTGCTTTTCCTGCTGTTTTTGAACAGAAACCTCGACTATGCCTATTTCTATCTGGGGTCTGCAGGAGGCCCGGCATTGTTTGATGGCCTCCACTATGTGCTGCTGTTTTCAGCCTTCGGGTACTACTTGTTTTGCGATGCCTTGCCCAATGGCCAGAGCCTGGGCAAACGGGTGTGCCGCACGGCCGTGGTGGGTTACCCGTACCCCACGAACTGCACGCTGTTCCAGTCGTTCCTGCGCAATTTTCCGAAGATGCTGTTCATAGTGCTGGACGGTCTTTTTGTACTGTTCGGCCTGCGCCGTCGCTTGGGCGATATGTTGGCCAAGACGATCGTGATCAATCTCTGAGATCTACCGTCTACTGCATCCCGTTGACTGTATGGAAACCTGTCTATGACGCTGAAGTCCCTCGCCTTGATCAGTTCACTTTTGCTGTTGGGCGCTTGTAATCGTCAACCCTGGGTGGCCTATGTCGAGCCTGCCAGCGGTACTGACACCGCCCGGTTACGCGTGATCACCAACGGCGAAGTGCGTGGCGGCAGCTATGTGGGGTGTGTGGGCAATGAGCAAGGCTTGGCCAAGGCCGGGCGTTTTTATGACGGTGACAAGCCGAGCGTCAACTACCCACAGTCACCCCTGGTACCGCCTCGGTTAGGCATGGCGCCGCGCGTGCTGCCGAAGATGGCCGAGTACCTGGGGATGACCCGCATGGCCGAAGGGGTGTATGCCGAGATCGTGGCCGAGTACCGGGTGCCGGCGGGCAAGCCGTTCCTGTTGGTACGCGAAGAATTGGGGGTGGGCAGCTACGGCAGCACCTACAGCAAATGCCCGGCGCTGTCGCGGGTGTACACCTTTGAAAAGGGCAGGCAGTACGAGGCCTATGTCGGCATGGTCTACGGCGGTGATGTCGAGGGCAAGATGGGCGTGCGTTGCCCGTTCTTTGTCTACGAGTTGCAGGCGCCGAACCAAGCCATCCCCCAGGCGATGCAGTCGACACCGGCAGCGGATCGTCCTTGTCCTTGAGAGGCGGGTCAATCTCGTAAACGTGCATTAACCCGGGGACTGTCAGATATTTTGTGTGCGGGCCGGTAACGGCCTGCCGTCAGGCAGGCCATGCTTTACCAGGTTGGCCTGATAAATCGATCTCCGTACAGAATCGCAAATTGATTCATCGCACTTTTCCAGTCATGGGCCGCGGAGCCCCAGTTTGCGGTGATATTGCGCAGTCCAAGCCAGATCAGTTTTGTCGCCGCATCGTCGGTCGGGAAGTGACCTCGGGTCTTGATGATCTTGCGCAACTGAGCGTTGATGCTCTCAATGGCGTTGGTCGTGTAGATCACTTTTCGAATCGCCGGCGGGAACACGAAAAATGGGATCACACGATCCCAAGCGCGGCGCCAGGCAGCCACTACCGTCGGATACTGCTTGCCCCATGGCCCGCTTTCAAACGCATCCAGCGCCTGCTCGGCCGCTTCGGCGGTCACCGCCTGATAGATCGGTTTGAGCGCCTTGGCCAGTTCGCGACGCTTGTCCCAGGCCGCGTAATCAAGACTGTTGCGGATCAGATGAACAATGCATGTTTGCAGTGTCGTGTCTGGAAATACGGCGTTGAGAGCCTCTGGCATGCCTTTCAGTCCATCGGTCACAGCAATCAACACGTCTTCGACGCCGCGTGTCTTGAGGTCGTTGAAAACTTTCATCCAGAACTTGGCGCCCTCGGTATTTTCTACCCAGATGCCGAGAATATCGCGTGTTCCGTCAGGCAAAACGCCCAGGGCCAAGTAAATCGCCTTGTTGCGAACCAGCCCCTCTTCGCGAATTTTGACCCGTAGAGCATCGAAGAAAATAACCGGATACATCGGCTCCAAAGGCCGCTGTTGCCATGCACCGATCTCTGCCATGACCTCGTCGGTTACAGAGCTGATGAAGTCGGGAGAAACGTCAGTACCGTACTGCTCGGAAAGAAACGCTCGGATCTCTCTGACCGTCATTCCACGGGCATACATGGCGATGATCTTGTCGTCGAAACCGGTGTAGCGGCGTTCGTGCTTGGGGATCAAAATGGGCGAAAAACTGCCGTCCCGGTCGCGGGGAATATCCAGTCGGAGCGGACCGTCGCCGGTTAGAACCGTCTTGCCGCTTTTGCCATTGCGCTGGTTGGTTTCATCCTCTGGGCGCTGCGCGCCCGGCGGATAGCCCAAGTGGTGACCTAGCTCTGCACTCAGCGCTCGCTCGATCAAAGCCTTCTTGAACGCCGCAGACGCGTCCTCGATAGCTTCAGCGGTCATCGGTCCATCGGTGAATTGCTCGAGCAGCTCTTTCGGGATTTTCGGCAGCTCTCGCAACGCGGGTTTCTTTTTGGTTGGCATACATGCACCTCTTACTCATGTTATGCCCGAACACAAAATTTCTGACACCCCCACGCGGGTTTCTTTTTGGTTGGCATACATGCACCTCTTACTCATGTTATGCCCGAACACAAAATTTCTGACACCCCCTTAACCCGAACCGCCCTAAGCTTGCGTCTGACCTTGTGAACGGATTATTCATTCACGAGGTTCAGCTCATGTCCCACACTCTGCTGTTGTTGCGTCCTGCGGCCCAGGGCTTTGCCGTTACCTTGCTGGTTACACTGGCCGGGTGCGGGCTGTCGTCAGCCCCTGAGGTCGCCCAGCCGATTGAGCCTGCGCCCATCGCCGAGCTGCACAGCGCGCAGGTCCAGGGCGCTTTGGTCAAGCGCGTGGCGATGCCTGCGCCGATGCTCGTGCAGGAATCCGCCGTGCTGGACTATCGCAGCGAGCCCCGTGAGCAATACGAAAACCTGCCGGACAACCCCGTGCACCGTGTGGCGGAAACGCCCGTCTCGACGTTCAGCGTCGATGTCGACACCGGCAGCTACGCCAACGTACGACGTTTCCTCAATCAAGGCAGCCTGCCGCCCGAAGGCGCTGTGCGATTGGAGGAAATGGTCAACTATTTCCCCTACAGCTACGCGTTGCCCACCGACGGCTCACCCTTTGGCGTGACCACCGAAGTCGCCGCCACCCCATGGAACCCCCGCACTCAACTGCTGCGCATTGGCATCAAGGCCTCTGACCGCGCTGTGGCCGACCTGGCGCCGGCCAATCTGGTGTTTCTGGTGGATGTGTCCGGCTCCATGGACCGCCGCGAAGGTTTGCCTCTGGTGAAAAGCACCCTGAAAGTGCTGGTAGATCAACTGCGCGACCAGGACCGTGTGTCGTTGGTGGTCTACGCCGGCGAGTCCCGCGTGGTGCTCGAACCGACTTCCGGTCGCGACAAGGCCAAGATCCGCAGTGCTATCGACCAGCTCACTGCCGGTGGTGCCACCGCCGGCGCATCCGGCATCGAACTGGCCTACCAGATGGCCCGCAAGGGGTTTATCGACAAGGGCATCAACCGCATCCTGCTGGCCACCGACGGTGACTTCAACGTGGGCGTCAGCGACTTCGACAGCCTCAAGCAAATGGCCGTCGACCAGCGTAAAAGCGGCGTTTCGCTGACCACCCTGGGCTTCGGTGTGGATAACTACAACGAACACTTGATGGAACAACTGGCCGATGCGGGCGATGGTAACTACGCCTACATCGACAACCTGCGTGAAGCCCGCAAAGTGCTGGTGGATCAACTCAGTTCGACCCTGTCGGTGGTGGCGCGGGATGTGAAGTTGCAGGTGGAATTCAACCCGGCGCGTGTCAGTGAATATCGCCTGCTGGGCTATGAAAACCGTGCGCTGAAGCGTGAGGATTTCAACAACGACAAAGTCGACGCTGGCGAAATCGGCGCGGGGCACACGGTTACCGCGCTGTACGAAATTGTGCCGAAGGGCGAGAAAGGTTGGTTGGAGCCTTTGCGTTACACCCGCGAGCCGAAGGCTGAACACAACACGGGCGAACTGGCCATGGTGCGTGTGCGCTACAAGCCTGCTGCGGGAGGTGACAGCCAACTGATCGAACGGCCCGTCAGCAACGTAACCACCAAGGCCAGTGACGACCTGCGCTTCTCCGCGGCCGTGGCGGCCTTCGCCCAACAGCTCAAGGGCGATGGCCGCTACACTGGCAGCATGAGTTTGCAGGACACTGCCGCACTGGCGCGCTCGGCCCGTGGCGATGACCCGTTCGGGCTGCGCAACGAGTTCGTGCAACTGGTGGAACTGGCCCAAGGTCTCAAACCCTGATCTCGAACATGACACTGATCAAATGTGGCAGGTCCCTATAAATCTCCGGCTTGGCGCTGTGGCGCAGCAAACTGGAATCGCCTGTGGCGAGCGGGCTGTTGTGGCGAGCGGGCTTGCCCCGCGTTGGGCTGCGCAGCAGCCCCAAAACACAGCCCCGGAGCTGCCTGACACACTGCAGCGCTTTTATTGGGGCTGCTACGCAGCCCAACGCGGGGCAAGCCCGCTCGCCACAAAAATGCGGTTGTTTAAGGAAAAGTTTTGATCCTTCCACATTTAGATCGGGTTCAACTTTAAAAAGGAGTTCGCCCCCTACATGGCTGTTCCAGATGATTCACCCAGCGACGAATCGCTGCTGGCCCGCTACCGAACCGGTGACGCCGCCGCATTCGAAGCCTTGTACGCGCGGCACCGCCAAGGTCTCTATCGCTTCCTCGTGTCCCTGAGCAACAAGGCCGAGCTGGCCGAGGAAATCTATCAGGACACCTGGCTCAGCCTGATCCGCAGCACCACCCAGCCACAAGGCCGGGCGAGTTTTCGTACATGGCTGTTTCAGATCGCCCGCAACCGCCTCATTGACCATTGGCGCAAGCACGGCATCCACAACCCGTTGCACGACAGCTACGATGAGCAGTTGCATGCTCAGCCCGACGACACGGCCGGCCCCGAGCAGCAACTGAGCCTGAGCCGCGACCAGGCGCGCCTCGAAGCCGCGCTGCAAGACCTGCCCGAAGACCAGCGCGAAGTCTTCCTGCTGCGCTTGCATGGCGACCTCGAAGTGCCGCAAATCGCTGCCCTCACCAAAGCCCCGCTGGAAACCGTAAAAAGCCGCCTGCGTTACGCCCAGCAGAAACTCCGGCGCCTGCTGGCCGAGGAGATACCCGCATGACCGACTCCCGACACACCCCGGATCCCGACGACTTGCTGCTCCAGCATTTTCGTCAGCACAGCGGCGGCGAACCGCCAGCGTCCATCGACGCCTTCATCCTCAACGCCGCGCGCCGCGAGGCCCCAGCGCCGCAACCGAGCTTGTGGCAACGTTGGTTGCAAGCCTGCCAACGCCCGCGCTGGCAGATGGCATTCGCCACCGTGGCCGGCCTGGCGCTGATGATCGGTGTGGTGATGCGCTCGCCAGTGCCGCAACCCGAAATCTCCACGGCGACCTTTTCCGCCCTGCACGAAGAAGCTGCCCGCCCTGCGCCGCAAGCGTTGCCTGCACCTGCGCCGATGGCTCGAATCGCCGCCGCCCCCCAGGCTGAGCGTGCGCCGGTTCAGGCTGAGATTGCCGGAGCGCTGGCGGATCAATCGGCGGTGAAGCTGAGCAAGCGCGCGCCGGTGGCAGTGCCTTCGTTGGAGGAAGGGTTGCAGGAGATTGTGAACCTGCGTCTGGCAGGGGAAACCAAGGCGGCGGATGAGAAGCTGCTGGCCTTGCATGAGCGATTCCCCGAGGAAGACCTGCCGGCGCGGTTGGAGGCGTTGCGCAAGCGTTGATCCAAAAATAATGCCAGCCAGTTAAGCGTACATCGTCTTCTGTAGGAGCGAGCAAGCTCGCTCCT
This genomic window contains:
- a CDS encoding vWA domain-containing protein, producing the protein MSHTLLLLRPAAQGFAVTLLVTLAGCGLSSAPEVAQPIEPAPIAELHSAQVQGALVKRVAMPAPMLVQESAVLDYRSEPREQYENLPDNPVHRVAETPVSTFSVDVDTGSYANVRRFLNQGSLPPEGAVRLEEMVNYFPYSYALPTDGSPFGVTTEVAATPWNPRTQLLRIGIKASDRAVADLAPANLVFLVDVSGSMDRREGLPLVKSTLKVLVDQLRDQDRVSLVVYAGESRVVLEPTSGRDKAKIRSAIDQLTAGGATAGASGIELAYQMARKGFIDKGINRILLATDGDFNVGVSDFDSLKQMAVDQRKSGVSLTTLGFGVDNYNEHLMEQLADAGDGNYAYIDNLREARKVLVDQLSSTLSVVARDVKLQVEFNPARVSEYRLLGYENRALKREDFNNDKVDAGEIGAGHTVTALYEIVPKGEKGWLEPLRYTREPKAEHNTGELAMVRVRYKPAAGGDSQLIERPVSNVTTKASDDLRFSAAVAAFAQQLKGDGRYTGSMSLQDTAALARSARGDDPFGLRNEFVQLVELAQGLKP
- a CDS encoding RDD family protein, producing the protein MSESVSTAGTWNLASPGKRLLGYFIDMAVVLFLLFLNRNLDYAYFYLGSAGGPALFDGLHYVLLFSAFGYYLFCDALPNGQSLGKRVCRTAVVGYPYPTNCTLFQSFLRNFPKMLFIVLDGLFVLFGLRRRLGDMLAKTIVINL
- a CDS encoding amidase — translated: MTLKSLALISSLLLLGACNRQPWVAYVEPASGTDTARLRVITNGEVRGGSYVGCVGNEQGLAKAGRFYDGDKPSVNYPQSPLVPPRLGMAPRVLPKMAEYLGMTRMAEGVYAEIVAEYRVPAGKPFLLVREELGVGSYGSTYSKCPALSRVYTFEKGRQYEAYVGMVYGGDVEGKMGVRCPFFVYELQAPNQAIPQAMQSTPAADRPCP
- a CDS encoding RNA polymerase sigma factor encodes the protein MAVPDDSPSDESLLARYRTGDAAAFEALYARHRQGLYRFLVSLSNKAELAEEIYQDTWLSLIRSTTQPQGRASFRTWLFQIARNRLIDHWRKHGIHNPLHDSYDEQLHAQPDDTAGPEQQLSLSRDQARLEAALQDLPEDQREVFLLRLHGDLEVPQIAALTKAPLETVKSRLRYAQQKLRRLLAEEIPA
- a CDS encoding IS256 family transposase, yielding MPTKKKPALRELPKIPKELLEQFTDGPMTAEAIEDASAAFKKALIERALSAELGHHLGYPPGAQRPEDETNQRNGKSGKTVLTGDGPLRLDIPRDRDGSFSPILIPKHERRYTGFDDKIIAMYARGMTVREIRAFLSEQYGTDVSPDFISSVTDEVMAEIGAWQQRPLEPMYPVIFFDALRVKIREEGLVRNKAIYLALGVLPDGTRDILGIWVENTEGAKFWMKVFNDLKTRGVEDVLIAVTDGLKGMPEALNAVFPDTTLQTCIVHLIRNSLDYAAWDKRRELAKALKPIYQAVTAEAAEQALDAFESGPWGKQYPTVVAAWRRAWDRVIPFFVFPPAIRKVIYTTNAIESINAQLRKIIKTRGHFPTDDAATKLIWLGLRNITANWGSAAHDWKSAMNQFAILYGDRFIRPTW